In one window of Spodoptera frugiperda isolate SF20-4 chromosome 11, AGI-APGP_CSIRO_Sfru_2.0, whole genome shotgun sequence DNA:
- the LOC118274448 gene encoding protein adenylyltransferase SelO isoform X1, with the protein MKMEGESSPLKRNLTEWRFSQYPKYILLPIDENHDQIKSNIKNVVFSEVTPRPLERNIRLVCASQDALTDILDMDPDIANREEFAEFIAGRKLPYGALPVAHRYGGHQYGLWVGQLGDGRAHILGEYVNRRGERWQVQLKGSGQTPYARVHDGRAVLRSAIREMIASEACYFLGIPTTRAVGLVVSDEAIVRDVYYNGCPRRERAAVVLRLSPNWFRFGSLEILSRTGEIAVLRQLSDFIIKEYFPDIQLSDENRFIRMFSEIAHKTLDLVAKWQGLGFTHGLLNTDNMSLLGLTVDFGPFGFVDSYDGGFVSNCSDGEGRYALAKQPDVVVWNIGQLANALKPLLTSSQQVHMSHILKTLDTYCKNKILETFLMKIGLKEEQWGDEQLVEKLLDMMQQTGADFTATFRQLAELEPSEMVSEIKLEEKWSLKRLSSHASWGCWLDQYRERLVKEAGVLPVNSRDCGVAAVDAGSSGLFEDERRRRMLSVNPVYVPRNWLLHEAIVDAEQDDYRKVRFLLEVLRNPFDVQPEAEKRGFSAQPPQWAYALKISCSS; encoded by the exons ATGAAAATGGAGGGAGAGAGTTCCCCATTAAAGAGAAATTTGACTGAGTGGAGATTTAGCCAAtatccaaaatatattttgttaccaATTGATGAAAATCATGaccaaattaaatcaaatataaaGAATGTCGTTTTTTCTGAg gtaacTCCTAGACCTCTAGAACGGAACATAAGATTGGTATGCGCATCGCAAGATGCTTTGACCGACATCTTGGACATGGATCCGGATATAGCAAACCGCGAGGAATTCGCGGAATTTATCGCCGGACGGAAACTGCCTTATGGGGCTTTGCCCGTGGCGCACAG ATATGGTGGTCATCAGTATGGGTTGTGGGTTGGTCAACTGGGTGATGGTAGAGCTCATATCCTTGGAGAATACGTAAACAG ACGTGGAGAAAGATGGCAGGTCCAGTTAAAGGGTTCTGGACAGACTCCTTATGCTCGCGTTCACGATGGTCGCGCTGTCCTACGATCTGCTATCAGAGAGATGATTGCCAGTGAAGCTTGTTATTTCCTCGGCATACCCACCACCAGAGCTGTGGGATTAGTAG TGAGCGACGAGGCAATAGTCAGGGACGTGTATTACAACGGATGTCCACGGCGTGAGCGAGCGGCTGTCGTACTGCGCTTGTCTCCAAATTGGTTCCGCTTCGGTTCCCTGGAGATTTTGTCGAGAACTGGCGAGATCGCTGTACTTAGGCAACTCTCAGACTTTATCATAAAG GAATATTTTCCGGATATTCAACTATCCGATGAGAACCGTTTCATCAGAATGTTCTCGGAAATTGCTCATAAGACTTTGGATCTAGTTGCAAAATGGCAAG GTCTGGGTTTTACCCATGGACTTCTGAACACGGATAATATGAGTCTCCTAGGTTTAACTGTCGATTTTGGACCTTTCGGCTTTGTGGACTCTTATGATGGAGGTTTTGTTTCCAACTGTTCTGATGGAGAAGGGAGATATGCACTGGCCAAGCAACCTGAC GTGGTGGTATGGAATATAGGGCAGCTGGCTAACGCTTTGAAACCACTTCTGACTTCCTCACAACAAGTGCACATGTCGCATATTCTGAAAACATTGGACacttattgcaaaaataaaatact AGAAACATTCTTGATGAAGATAGGTTTGAAGGAAGAACAATGGGGTGATGAGCAATTAGTGGAAAAGCTTTTGGACATGATGCAGCAGACAGGAGCTGACTTTACAGCCACATTTAGGCAGCTTGCtgag CTGGAACCAAGTGAAATGGTAAGCGAGATCAAGCTTGAAGAGAAATGGTCTTTAAAGCGTCTGTCATCCCATGCCTCATGGGGTTGCTGGCTAGATCAGTATCGTGAGAGACTTGTCAAGGAAGCCG GTGTTCTGCCAGTGAACAGTCGGGATTGTGGGGTAGCTGCAGTTGATGCCGGCTCTTCAGGCTTGTTCGAAGATGAGAGGCGCCGACGCATGTTGAGCGTTAATCCCGTGTACGTGCCGAGGAATTGGCTGCTCCATGAGGCTATTGTTGATGCTGAGCAGGACGATTACCGAAAG GTTCGCTTTCTACTGGAAGTTTTAAGAAATCCGTTCGATGTGCAGCCTGAAGCAGAAAAACGTGGATTTTCAGCACAACCACCGCAGTGGGCGTACGCACTAAAGATTAGCTGTTCCAGTTAA
- the LOC118274448 gene encoding protein adenylyltransferase SelO isoform X2 — protein sequence MKMEGESSPLKRNLTEWRFSQYPKYILLPIDENHDQIKSNIKNVVFSEVTPRPLERNIRLVCASQDALTDILDMDPDIANREEFAEFIAGRKLPYGALPVAHRYGGHQYGLWVGQLGDGRAHILGEYVNRRGERWQVQLKGSGQTPYARVHDGRAVLRSAIREMIASEACYFLGIPTTRAVGLVVSDEAIVRDVYYNGCPRRERAAVVLRLSPNWFRFGSLEILSRTGEIAVLRQLSDFIIKEYFPDIQLSDENRFIRMFSEIAHKTLDLVAKWQGLGFTHGLLNTDNMSLLGLTVDFGPFGFVDSYDGGFVSNCSDGEGRYALAKQPDVVVWNIGQLANALKPLLTSSQQVHMSHILKTLDTYCKNKILETFLMKIGLKEEQWGDEQLVEKLLDMMQQTGADFTATFRQLAELEPSEMVSEIKLEEKWSLKRLSSHASWGCWLDQYRERLVKEAVNSRDCGVAAVDAGSSGLFEDERRRRMLSVNPVYVPRNWLLHEAIVDAEQDDYRKVRFLLEVLRNPFDVQPEAEKRGFSAQPPQWAYALKISCSS from the exons ATGAAAATGGAGGGAGAGAGTTCCCCATTAAAGAGAAATTTGACTGAGTGGAGATTTAGCCAAtatccaaaatatattttgttaccaATTGATGAAAATCATGaccaaattaaatcaaatataaaGAATGTCGTTTTTTCTGAg gtaacTCCTAGACCTCTAGAACGGAACATAAGATTGGTATGCGCATCGCAAGATGCTTTGACCGACATCTTGGACATGGATCCGGATATAGCAAACCGCGAGGAATTCGCGGAATTTATCGCCGGACGGAAACTGCCTTATGGGGCTTTGCCCGTGGCGCACAG ATATGGTGGTCATCAGTATGGGTTGTGGGTTGGTCAACTGGGTGATGGTAGAGCTCATATCCTTGGAGAATACGTAAACAG ACGTGGAGAAAGATGGCAGGTCCAGTTAAAGGGTTCTGGACAGACTCCTTATGCTCGCGTTCACGATGGTCGCGCTGTCCTACGATCTGCTATCAGAGAGATGATTGCCAGTGAAGCTTGTTATTTCCTCGGCATACCCACCACCAGAGCTGTGGGATTAGTAG TGAGCGACGAGGCAATAGTCAGGGACGTGTATTACAACGGATGTCCACGGCGTGAGCGAGCGGCTGTCGTACTGCGCTTGTCTCCAAATTGGTTCCGCTTCGGTTCCCTGGAGATTTTGTCGAGAACTGGCGAGATCGCTGTACTTAGGCAACTCTCAGACTTTATCATAAAG GAATATTTTCCGGATATTCAACTATCCGATGAGAACCGTTTCATCAGAATGTTCTCGGAAATTGCTCATAAGACTTTGGATCTAGTTGCAAAATGGCAAG GTCTGGGTTTTACCCATGGACTTCTGAACACGGATAATATGAGTCTCCTAGGTTTAACTGTCGATTTTGGACCTTTCGGCTTTGTGGACTCTTATGATGGAGGTTTTGTTTCCAACTGTTCTGATGGAGAAGGGAGATATGCACTGGCCAAGCAACCTGAC GTGGTGGTATGGAATATAGGGCAGCTGGCTAACGCTTTGAAACCACTTCTGACTTCCTCACAACAAGTGCACATGTCGCATATTCTGAAAACATTGGACacttattgcaaaaataaaatact AGAAACATTCTTGATGAAGATAGGTTTGAAGGAAGAACAATGGGGTGATGAGCAATTAGTGGAAAAGCTTTTGGACATGATGCAGCAGACAGGAGCTGACTTTACAGCCACATTTAGGCAGCTTGCtgag CTGGAACCAAGTGAAATGGTAAGCGAGATCAAGCTTGAAGAGAAATGGTCTTTAAAGCGTCTGTCATCCCATGCCTCATGGGGTTGCTGGCTAGATCAGTATCGTGAGAGACTTGTCAAGGAAGCCG TGAACAGTCGGGATTGTGGGGTAGCTGCAGTTGATGCCGGCTCTTCAGGCTTGTTCGAAGATGAGAGGCGCCGACGCATGTTGAGCGTTAATCCCGTGTACGTGCCGAGGAATTGGCTGCTCCATGAGGCTATTGTTGATGCTGAGCAGGACGATTACCGAAAG GTTCGCTTTCTACTGGAAGTTTTAAGAAATCCGTTCGATGTGCAGCCTGAAGCAGAAAAACGTGGATTTTCAGCACAACCACCGCAGTGGGCGTACGCACTAAAGATTAGCTGTTCCAGTTAA